The Aspergillus chevalieri M1 DNA, chromosome 5, nearly complete sequence genome includes a region encoding these proteins:
- a CDS encoding uncharacterized protein (COG:E;~EggNog:ENOG410PUFX;~InterPro:IPR000277,IPR015424,IPR015421,IPR015422;~PFAM:PF01053;~go_function: GO:0003824 - catalytic activity [Evidence IEA];~go_function: GO:0030170 - pyridoxal phosphate binding [Evidence IEA];~go_process: GO:0019346 - transsulfuration [Evidence IEA]), producing the protein MSSRHGEFCKDRINFMHSSSSNSAFQTAAPYSNTTELAPAPWTDSARHEKQEIKKQIAELVMSEKPGSKIVSPDDVFLYSKGMVAINYVARALLKTLPGPEYNGAVVYGWPYAETPKAVEMAGFERFTLYGRGTARELDELEALLKSGQRIRALFCEVPCNPLLESSDLLRVRALADEYGFVVACDETLGTFVNIDLLPYVDVLVTSLTKIFSGASNVMGGSVVVNPQSQHHGTIHSALKATFEDEYFPLDAITMSQNSSDFVSRVHHSNTIALSIANLLSSHPSIHHVHYPTMVTSAPLYEHYRRRDGGYGFLLSMIFNHTTSAVCFYDALDVCKGPSVGTNFTLAIPYAQLAHFQELDFAAEYGVDRYIVRISVGLEDGEVLMERMREALRAVERLEGAEATSGHAKS; encoded by the exons ATGTCCAGCAGACATGGGGAGTTCTGCAAAGACCGGATCAACTTCATgcattcatcatcgtccaacAGTGCTTTTCAAACCGCTGCACCATATTCGAATACAACGGAACTAGCGCCGGCACCGTGGACGGATTCCGCTCGTCACGAAAAACAAGAAATCAAAAAACAGATTGCGGAGCTAGTGATGTCAGAGAAGCCTGGTTCGAAGATTGTCTCACCGGATGATGTTTTTCTGTATTCGAAGGGTATGGTGGCTATTAATTATGTAGCCAGGGCATTGCTAAAGACCCTACCGGGTCCTGAATACAATGGTGCGGTTGTTTACGG ATGGCCCTACGCCGAGACACCCAAGGCCGTGGAGATGGCCGGGTTCGAACGATTTACGTTATATGGACGCGGGACGGCGCGGGAATTGGATGAGCTGGAGGCCTTGTTGAAATCGGGTCAACGCATTCGCGCGTTGTTTTGCGAGGTTCCGTGTAATCCGCTGTTGGAGTCGTCCGACCTGTTACGAGTCAGAGCGTTGGCGGATGAGTATGGCTTTGTGGTGGCTTGCGATGAGACCCTGGGGACGTTTGTCAATATCGACTTGCTGCCATACGTGGATGTTCTCGTGACGAGTTTGACCAAGATCTTCAGCGGCGCGTCCAATGTAATGGGCGGAAG CGTGGTCGTGAACCCCCAATCCCAACACCACGGTACAATCCACTCCGCGCTCAAAGCCACCTTCGAAGACGAATACTTCCCCCTCGACGCGATAACAATGTCCCAAAACAGCTCCGACTTCGTCTCCCGCGTCCACCACAGCAACACCATCGCCCTCTCCATTGCcaacctcctctcctcccacCCCTCCATCCACCACGTCCACTACCCAACGATGGTAACCTCCGCACCGCTCTACGAACACTACCGCCGCCGCGACGGCGGGTACGGGTTCCTGCTAAGCATGATATTCAACCACACGACGAGCGCGGTATGTTTCTACGACGCGCTAGACGTGTGCAAGGGACCCAGCGTGGGGACGAACTTTACACTGGCGATCCCGTATGCGCAGCTAGCGCATTTCCAAGAATTGGACTTTGCGGCGGAGTATGGGGTCGATCGGTATATTGTGCGGATTAGCGTTGGGTTggaggatggggaggtgttgatggagaggatgAGAGAGGCGTTAAGGGCGGTTGAGCGGTTGGAGGGTGCGGAAGCTACCAGCGGGCACGCGAAATCATGA